The Lolium perenne isolate Kyuss_39 chromosome 6, Kyuss_2.0, whole genome shotgun sequence genome segment AGAATAGTGGGTATTAGACCATATAAGTTTAGAAGAAGACACCATATCGCAGGAGTTGAGCATCACATTTTCAAAAGCCGGTACAGACTGTAGACACTAATATTAATATCTATGGCAAAAATTATCTTGTGGGCAACAACACATCATTGGGTAGAGCATCTCTAACCGATCACTTAATTTGAGGAGTAAACGTCTCCCTGTCCTTTAGAGGAGTACGGTTTCTAAGCGAACCCTAAACTTAACTCCCTAAAACTTGCATCTCGCCGCTCATACATTCCGTCGAACATGTTCGGTTTGGCTACAAAATCAACTACAACACTACGTCAAAGCACGAAAGAAATCTATCGTTGCGATTACAACCATGACTAAACTCACAATTGCGTCAAATGCGTAATGAAGGAAAACAAAAACACTATGGCATGTCTTCCTCATCTTCAATTTTTTTTCGCTCGCCTTGGTTTTGTAGCATCCAGGTCGTGCTATCGCTCCACCACATCAGCACAACCCGTTACCGACCTCGCAGAGCTCCTCCTCACCTCCACGCCTTGCAAGGGCCGAGGAGAGGAGATCAGGATTGCTTTTTTTCCTGGGGTTCGTTCCCCTCCGGAGCAAGGTGACACGGGAGGGGTTTGGAAGCCTTttccaaaaaaacaaaaaacaaaaatcttAGGATGTACCCTTTGATTCTTTGAATCACTGGAACTGCAAAAATTACAAAATAGTACAAGGTCCAGGTGAGAATTTCATCCATACAAACGTCCGCCTCCCGCTTCGGCACCCCCAACCCCAACCCCAATTCCCTCCTCCTCCGCAACGCGCGACCCTTCGCACGTCCTCCCTCCCTCTCCCACCTCCACCACTGCCAAATCCCCTCCCAATTCCACCACCCACTTCTCACGGCGATCCTAGGGTTTCCTCAACCATCTCCCTTGCGCCCATTCCGCCAACCTCGGCTCGATCGACGCGCGCGCCGGATCCGCGGTGGAGGGCTGTCTTGTTCGTGACGGGCGGCCATGGTCGGGTCAGGGGAGAAGGCGGTGGgcgggtgcggcggcggcggaggggagcGGCGCAAGTACCCCATCCTCGCGGAGGACTACGAGCTGTACGAGGAGATCGGGCAGGGCGTCAGCGCCATCGTCTACCGCGCGCTATGCAGGCCGCTCGGCCAGATCGTCGCCGTCAAGGTGCTCGACTTCGAGCGCACCAACAGCGACCTGGTAAATAATGCATTATTAATGCCGCCCGTTTTCCTCGCCTGAATCCGTTAGTTCGTTTCGCCGCGCGCCCCGATTGGCAATTCCTGTTTCGTTCGTTGGGTGATGCATTGTAGCGCGGAAAGCCTGAAATTCAGATTTCGATCATATGCTTAGGGGAATGGTACGCTTGGATTCATACCAATTTTATAGCTGGAATTGGGTTTATGTTGACTCTATATGAATCTGAACCGCTTGGGATGACGCGCGCTGGTCAAGTTTGAAGGTGCAAAATATGTCATGTAGACGGGTTCCTACGTACAGGCTCGTTTGTTTCTATTTAGTTCTAGCATTTTCCACCGCAGTTTCACGAGACCCTAGTTTTTGCCCCTCTCCATCTCACGTTTTGTTTCTAAAATGTCCAACCCCGTTTTTTCCTATGCAGAACAATATCATGCGTGAGGTTCAGACGATGATCCTTGTAGACCATCCTAACGTCGTTAAGGCGCTTTGCTCGTTTGCAAATAACCAAACGTTGTGGGTAGTTATGCCGTACATAAGGATCCAGCAGGCTCGTTTGTTCCTATTTAGTTCTAGCATTTTCTGCCGCAGTTCCACGGACCCTATTCAACTTTTTGCCCCTCTTCATCTCACGTTTTGTTTCTAACAAAATGACTGATGCTGTTTTTCTTACGCAGAACAATATCATGCGTGAAGCTCAAACGATGATCCTTATAGACCATCCTAACGTCGTTAAGGCGCTCTGCTCATTCGCAAATAACCAAACGTTGTGGGTAGTCATGCCGTACATGGCCGGAGGATCTTGCCTGCACATAATGAAATCAGTCCAGCCGAATGGTTTCGAGGAAGCTGTCATTGCGACGGTGCTTCGTGAAGTTCTGAAAGGTTTGGAATATCTTCATCATCATGGGCATATACATCGCGATGTCAAGGTAATTAAATGCACATTTTAGACCTAACTGTGTTCATATGTATCAGAAGTAtctgatgttcccttctgctgagCGCTACATTGATATTGCTAGCGAATTCATAAATATTATTCTGATTTACCCTTTCCAAACAAGTTATGTTACTGTTCAtttttttttttcttccttttgACCACAGGCAGGAAATATCCTAGTCGATTCTCGTGGTGGAGTTAAGCTTGGAGATTTTGGGGTTTCTGCTTGCCTTTTTGAGTCTGGTGACAGGCAGCGGGCCAGAAATACTTTTGTGGGAACTCCTTGCTGGTAGTGTGATTCTAAAAAAATGATTTTGTTTCTGCTACAAAAGTTTTTCCTGACACAGCTCATATATGGACTATTTAATGATTATTAGGATGGCACCTGAGGTAATGGAGCAACTACATGGATACGATTTCAAGTAGGCTACTTTTTGTACTGGATCACTTTAACTAGCAGGGTATCTTTTCTTAACAGTTTCTTGTTAACTGGAACTGCTCTGAACAATATATGGAATATATTGCAGGGCAGACATATGGTCCTTTGGAATTACTGCACTTGAACTTGCTCATGGTCACGCTCCTTTCTCAAAGTACCCTCCCATGAAGGTATACTCAAGCAGACACCATACAATATCTTTGAAGAAACACCCTTTCTTAAGATATGTGGTAGTGAGTAACGTGAATGCTTCTAAGACTGTACTTCATTTACTAGGTCTTGCTTATGACACTTCAAAATGCTCCCCCCGGTCTTGATTATGAAAGAGATAAGAAATTCTCAAGGGTAAATATATTTGAGATGATCTGTTGCCTCAGTATTCTGTATACAAGGACTTATGCATGCATACTGGTTTCTTATAACAGCACTTTAAGCAAATGGTTGCTATGTGTTTAGTAAAAGAGCCTTCAAAAAGACCGACTGCAACAAAATTGCTAAAGCAATCCTTTTTCAAGCAAGCTCGTTCCAGTGATTACATTGCTCGAAAGCTTTTGGAAGGATTGCCTGGCCTTGGTGCCAGATACCAAGCTTTGAAGGTATACAGGTTTAAATGGTGCATGGCTACTTGGTCACCTCATCTTGTTCATGAGTTTAATTTGGGATTGTAACTACTCACAGGAAAAGGACGAGCATTTACTTGCTCAAAAGAAAATTCCTGATGGTAAAAAGGAAGAAATCTCGCAGGTGCCAATTCTAAATTTCGGATAGATCATTCCTGAAAATGGTCCAATTCTTGGAGTGAAATCAAACAAGTATTTAGTCTTTCATTGTCCCCTTTTTGCATGTCTTGTATAGGTGTAGCCACATTAATAATGTTGCTAACGTCATCGGTAAGCATGATTGCCTAACAAAATATGCATTCCATGTTGGCTTCTTTATCCAATggttaatttcttatgttccgccATAACACGAGGAAATTAGGGATTCTCAAAACATAGTGTGCAAAGCATATAAATTAATAAATATGAACTAGTTTCAAAACTTTTGTTGCTTAGAAAGACAAATGTGAAGCTTATAAGTTTTTGCTTAATCCGGGCAGAACAAGTCATGGCCTCATGACAAAAGTGCACACAGGAGCCACTCATATATGGTCCTAGATGACAGAGTTCGATATCTAGATGTGGGAATATGCATAAACGCCGTGCAACAATTGGAACAGGTAGGGATGACCAGATTTGGGAAGTTGGAGAGGGGTAGCGGGCTAGCGGCACCATTTTTCTGGTGGCCCAGCATGAGGTACAGTGGCTGCATGCCTGCATTAAACCCTAGAGCTGCCCCATCTTGCTTCACGGGAGAAAAGTGGAGGTAAGAAATGGGTTCGTTGGGCAACAAGGCAATACTGTAATTTTGGCTAAATGGCATGTGTAGTTTGGGCAGGGGATTTGCTTAAGATGGAAGAGCATCTTGTTTTTCTCTCGAAAATGCACCCAAACACGTGTCATTTTGATTGGAAGAAGGCAACAGCTGAAAGCACCTCACAAGCTAATTTGCCTTCAACTGCAAATAAGCCATTGTGCTGTCAGAAAGTAAAAAAAGTAGCAGGGTGTTTGGTTGGGCTGCTGGCTTATCACTGTGGAAAGCTGTAGATAAGCCCAACCGGACACTTTCTACTATGCTCCTGATTCTAGTGTCACATGCATGTTTTTTGCAGAAGCTGATATGCGTTTAATCGTGAATTATATATTTATTATTTGTGAAAACTGGTTTGTTCCACGTCTAAAATTAATGTGTTTGTACTTTTCAGTAGACACAGAAGCATGCTTCTTACCCTATTATTGGCTTCACAAATTTAATTACCCTTTCCTTTTGGGAAAGAGGGCAATTCCATACTATCTCATCATTGGTTTGAACTTGAACTCTTTGGTAACGCAGTAAAACTCTAAAAAATGGCAACCTATCATATTCTTAGCAATGTTTTAAACTTTAGATTTTGTTTCATTTCTGTTTTACCCTTTTGTCAGCGAGATTCAAGATGATATAATATACTGCAAGTTTATATCATTATTCATCCAttccattttatttcttatattgCTAGGATGAATACAAAAGGGGTATCAGCAGTTGGAACTTTGACATCGATGACCTGAAATCTCAAGCCTCACTAGTAGGCATTTAgcattttaatttattttttaatcattttcttcacatGAGTAACTAAGTATATTTATCTTGATAGGTTTCAGACTGCGAGGACGCAATATCATCTAAAGATACAGATATATCGTCTTTCTATGACTCAGACACTAACTTGCAGGAGCGAACACAAGACGGGCCTCTGTTTTCAGGAGGCTTCTCAATAAAGTATGATACTGACATCGTAAGTTTTAGCTCCTGTGCAAAGTTACGTGTTCTAATCTAGCATATTACTTGCTCTAACACCAAGCAAAGTTGGTAGGAAAATGATGTCATGGCCAATGATAAGTCAGCTGTTTCATCACCTGAGCAGTCCGTTTGTCTATCAAGGTAATAGATTTGATTTGTttgaaacttcttcaaaattatACTGTTGCTTGTAGATGAAAATATTTTATTTTATGTTAAACAAATTCCAATGACAACAATGCCAAACTATGTAGTATTATATCTCTCTGTTGCACTACATGCCTTAGAAAATTGGTTTCATTTCCTTCGACTGCCAGGAATGCATCTATGCGTGGAGTTCCAAACGGGGTGCTGGTGAATGGCCATGTCAGGAAACGCAACTCTATGGAAAACTGTGATTTGGACTTGCAAGAGAAAGATTCTGATGCTATTCCAACAAGTTCGTTTCATGAAAGAAAGTTTTCTTTCAGTTCTTGCTCATCTGATGGATTTCTTTCTTCCAAAGAGAGGTTTGTTCTTTTTAGTTGAAAGAATGAAATCTAAACTTGAAGAATCAACTTTACTTTCAAGGAGACAACAAGCATGTTTTTCTTGCCAGTGGTTTGAACAGTGTTCTTGAATTTGCTCCATTTGATCATGACTGTAGTTCATAGATTCAGTAGGCCGAAAATGCCAGTATCTTGCAGGCCCAAACTTGATGAGAAAAACCATTCTAGTCTCATTACGAAGATACAGGCCACGCAAGTGCGGATAAAAAGTTCTCTTATCACGTTGCATTTGCCTGGCACTGAAATAAACTTATTTTCCTGTATAGAATCACAAACTTTTGATAATATCGGTGTGCATTTTGGTTTCTGAAGATTTTGTTTACATGTGCCTGTCTTCCGAGATAGTATTGCAACTTGAAGTCAATGTATATAGAGGTTCAGTTAGATAACAGTGCCACTGATGGTGACATAGTTTTAAAAGGGTTATTTTGCTTGGCTTTCCAGTTTAATGTTTATTTTCCAGCACTAGTGTCTGGAGAATAACTTTCTTGATCATGTGATAGCTGTATAGCAGTACTTTTTTTATATCTGTATAAGCTTTACCAAAAAGGGCAAGCTAACAGTTTGACCATACCACCAGCATCTCTGTCCTATTCACTAATGCCATTCCACTTTTTTTACATCTACAGTTAGGCCTTGTTTGCAAAACATGTTCCAAACcaggcctaatggtgctcttctgGAAGCTGTCCATAGTATTACAATTGTACTATACCTGTATCTCTCTGTGTTATTTGTTTATACACTTATACAGTCTACAACTATATATGCATTTCTTTCAGCTCTAAGCCGCAAATCAACATTCATAATCGTGACAAGGGTAACGGAGGGGCCTTGCAAGTAGCAGATGAGCCATCTCCTGAAGCTATTCCGAAGGCACTTAAATCATCAGGTAATGTACATGTTTTATCCCTGCAGTTTGTATATTCTCCATGTTCTGTTAAACATAGGCTAACTTTGTGTGTGCTCATTAGAATGAGTTCTCATGAGTATGAAAACTTGGCCTCTGAAAACTTGGCCTCTGCTCCTTGCTTTAATGCAGTACCAAATGTTGATGAACATGATGATAGATCGAAGCCTCCACTTATACAGCAAAGAGGTCGTTTTAAAGTTACACCTGGGCACGTCGAGCTGGACAAGGTAATTGTCAGCCATTAATACTTGGTGCATATTTGGTTAACTCAAGGATGACATGATTTAGTAATTTCAGGCTCACCCACCTGGACTACAAAAGTCTCACAGCATGCAGGTTTTTAGTCTTCGTCCCATACCATATTTCATGGGCATTTTCTGATTTGCTTGAACAACTGATACAATGCATGTATTGTGGGCTGGAGTCTTGTATATTTTGCATGTTCATGCACTTGCTGAAAAATTATCGTTTCTTGATTCACAACCTTACTACCCCTCCGTCCCATGAAACATGTCTCAACTTTGTCtaaatagtgtctagatacacccaaatttggacaaagttaagacatgtttcatgggacggagggagtagaacaTATTTGGTATATGGGGCAGGTTTCGTGTTGGGACCTAAGCCATGTCGAAGTATCAATATAACTTATTCCCTCCGTTCCAGATTAGTTGACACAGTTTTGGTCAGATTTGGTCTAGATATGCATGTTCAGTGTGTAAGTTCACTCATTTTGGAAAAAAGCTGCGTCAGCTAATTTCGAACGGAGAGAGTAATAAAAATAATAATATGTTGACTGAAGAATATTGGGTTCAAACGCATATAAGTGAGACTTGACATTAAAACCTGCCTCAAGGCTCAGTCAATGACTGTATTATATTAGCTCAATATGTGCAATGGTGGTAGGATTACTTGGTACTCATATTGATAGGTTTGAGCTGACCTGCCCATTTGGTAAACAAGCCCAGGTAATGGTTTGAAGTTTGAACTCAGTTGCCTTTGTTTGCATTTACATGAACTAGCCAAATGCAGTTGTGAAACACAACATTCTCCCTTTGCGGAGTGCTTTACAAATTCAAACAAATGGATATTAGCTAATGAATTAATATTCTAAAGCAAGATGGAAGGAGAATTTACCATGTACTGCTTCTCTTATTGGTTGATCATTTATCGTGCATAAGGGGTACACTGAAGAAATAAATGTTAATTGTGAAATACCCACCCACATAGACACACCGCTTTTTTTCCCTTTCGCGCCTCCATATTTCTTACTGGACATGCCATTGCATGGGTATACAGGCAATTTCTCACCTTCCTGCATTAAGCATACCATCTTCAGCTGACGCTGCCTCAAGCATTGTTGGTGGCTCATTCTACATCCAATTATACAACGTTCTGCAGACAAATATGCTTCAGAGGGTAAATCCCGCACCCACAGGCACTCACAAAAGAAAGAAGGGTATCACTAACTCCATGAACGAAAAGCCTGCTCTTTTGATGCTAGTCTCACTCTCCCTTGCAGGAACAGATACTTCATGCGATGAAGCAGATATATGGTTCCGATTTCGCTTCACCTGTTTGCACGTTAAGTCGCTCAGCATCTCCATCATCTACATTATCGGTAGACAGATCCATGGTAAGCTCACGTTCTAGTTAAAATGACAGGAACTCAAGTATGAATCTTGAAGTAATATCTGCGAAGGGACGAGCTATATGTGAAAACACTGATGAATTCTTGACACCATTTAGCTTCTGCCAATTAGAAAATTAAATCGTGTTATATGTTTCAACGTGTCTCCTTTGTAATGCTGAGATATGAATCAACCAGTGATATTTTAGGAAACCCAACCTATCACAGTTAAAAGTCAGTGTCATGGAATTATTTTGGGAAGTCAAAATTAATAGTTTCTTCTTAAAACTTCACAGATTCCACCAAGTTATTTAAATTATGAACCACCAATATGGTGAACGTGAAAACAAAGCACTCGCATATTTTATTCAGCCACTGACATTTTGTTTTTGAACTGGAACACACGATTCCATTACTCAATAAACTCAGCAGAATCACTGGTCACTGGGACACAAACCAAGTTTGGGAGCGACTCCAGCCAGAGAGACCGGGCCTCCACACTACTAGCACCTTTTGCTGCAACAGCATGTGCTACCTTATTACAACCTCTGGGGCAAAATGAAAAAACAACTGAGACGAAATTAAGACGACTGAACACACGAATGTCCTGATAGTAAATCCCTTCAGGTGCCAAATCATACTGATTACCTTCTAGTGCCATGACCATATTCCGTGCATCAGATTCCACTTGCACTCTTCCCATACCCCATGACACTGCTGCATGTAAAGCTTCAGTGCAAGCGATCGCTTCCGCTTGGGCTGCGCTAGTGACATGCGCAAGGTGCCCTGCACCTGATCCCCTGACTGAACCCTCACTGTCCCGAATATCGAACCCCCAGCCTCCTGTCGCTGATTCTTTTGTGAACGAGCCATCACAGTTGATCTTCAGAATATCATTCTCCGGCGGGCTCCAGGAAATCCGGGCTGATAGTGCCTTATCCTTCTCCTTCTGGCAGTGCAACACTGACTCTGAAGCCCAGTATCTGGCCTGACCAAAAGCATCCCTGACATCAATCAGTTTCCCCTCTGCATTCAGTTTATCCCTCCTTGTCCACCACTGCCAGAGCATGCAACAAACTAAAATCTTCTTCTCTTCGCTCAAGGCAAGAATCTCCTGAATTAATGCATCTACGCTCCCAATATGAGCTCATATGCTCACGCAACTCATCGAGTCCAGCCAGCTGCCATAGCTTCTTCACTTCCTTCCACTTCAGGAACATATGTGCCCTGTCTTCGTCCATCCATTTGCAACAGACACACGGTATCACAGTCTATAATACCCCTGCGTTTTATGTTTACCCTCAAAGGGAGGCTATTATGAGCCACCCTCCATATAAACTGTTTTACCTTTGGTTGACACGGGACTTTACATACCTTCTTCCATTGCACAGCATTCCCCGCATTTCTGTTTGAGGTATTCTGCTCTTTCTCACCCAGGTTCACATACACTCTATATGCTGACTTCACTGAGAATTGTCCCTTTTCATCAAAATGCCAAGCTGGCCAATCTTCAAAATCCCCACGAAGTGGAAGCGAGAGAATTACAGAAGCATCTGCCTCCCAAATTTTTTCCCTCGCTAGCATCTCATCCCAGTCGGCTGTATGTGGATTGATTAACTCACTAACCTTTACGAGGATAGATTGATGTCTTGGTGTTATCGGCACCCTGGACCCCTCCCTAGCCAACCATGCATCAGCCCACATGTTTACACTCTGGCCATCTCCAATGCGCCAAGCTAGCCCTTCCTCCAACAACGAAACTCCACGCAAAATACTTCTCCAGGTATATGATATTCCCGGGCCAGCCTCAGCCTctaagatagaggagtgggaagtGTCGTGCCTTGAGAACCCATGCACACAATGATCCCGGGTTGATCAACATCCTCCATGCTTGCCTCGCGAGCATCGGCAGGTTAAAACCATAGAGATCACGGAACTCCAGTCCACCTTCCTCTTTTGGTTTTGACAATGTCTCCCAACTCAACCAATGCATCTTATTTTCGTTTTCTTGTTGTGCCCACCAATACCTACAAATCATGGTGTTTATCTGATCACACGGCCTCTTTGTCAAGTGGAAACAAGACATTGCAAATGTCAGAATTGCTTCCGCACAAGCTTTAATAAGAATATCCTTCCCAGCCTTTGACAGCATTTTCTCCTTCCATCCTTGAATCTTTGTCCAAATTCTGTCCTTGAGGTACTCAAAGGTTTGCAGTCACCGACATTCTTTAACATGATGGTAAATGTCAAGAAGTGTATAACTCAGTCACTACCTTTTCAGCTGGAAGCAGCACAAGAAAAGGAGAAGGAACTGCTCAATGAGGTCCTGGAGCTACAGTGGCGGTAAGTATCTCTTATCTGATTTTTCTAAACCAAAAACAGGGACAAAATAACTCAGTCCTGAAAGTTCGGAGTGCTGCAGGTTATTGTGTTCACAGGACGAGGTGCAGAGGCTCAAAGCAAAGGCAGCCCAGGTACCAACATTTTCCTTCATTTGATCTTGTATGGGTGCAAAGTCAGTGTGTTAACACCCAGATGCTTCTGCTTGACAGATCTGATCAGTGATTATTGTTGGGGATGTTGCTGATTGAACTCGAGCTGCGCATGGAGGGTCACCACATTAACAGAAGGAACAGGTTTGTTGTGGACTTCAGTGTAGGAGAGAGGAAAACAAGATGCAGATGATAGAGTTGGTTGCAAGCATGCAACAAGGCAGTAGTGCTGCAGTTATTACTTGTATCTAAAAGAGGAAGCTAACTACTCGTATCTGTTAGTGTTAGATACCAAATGTGTACATCCTCACTGATGAATGGTATGGTGCTTCAGGTGAGATTTGTGCTTCCTGTAGTCCCCTAAAAATAAAATGGTATGGACGTATGGTGCTGATTTTTGTTGGAGGGACATTATGGCAGGTTCAAATTTTCTTGGGTGATTTCTCGAATTTTCGCAAGGACAACAAATACAGGGAAACATGTCAAATCCACTGAATTGTAGAGTAAAACATAAGGTTGT includes the following:
- the LOC127305596 gene encoding serine/threonine-protein kinase BLUS1 isoform X1, with the protein product MVGSGEKAVGGCGGGGGERRKYPILAEDYELYEEIGQGVSAIVYRALCRPLGQIVAVKVLDFERTNSDLNNIMREAQTMILIDHPNVVKALCSFANNQTLWVVMPYMAGGSCLHIMKSVQPNGFEEAVIATVLREVLKGLEYLHHHGHIHRDVKAGNILVDSRGGVKLGDFGVSACLFESGDRQRARNTFVGTPCWMAPEVMEQLHGYDFKADIWSFGITALELAHGHAPFSKYPPMKVLLMTLQNAPPGLDYERDKKFSRHFKQMVAMCLVKEPSKRPTATKLLKQSFFKQARSSDYIARKLLEGLPGLGARYQALKEKDEHLLAQKKIPDGKKEEISQDEYKRGISSWNFDIDDLKSQASLVSDCEDAISSKDTDISSFYDSDTNLQERTQDGPLFSGGFSIKYDTDIENDVMANDKSAVSSPEQSVCLSRNASMRGVPNGVLVNGHVRKRNSMENCDLDLQEKDSDAIPTSSFHERKFSFSSCSSDGFLSSKESSKPQINIHNRDKGNGGALQVADEPSPEAIPKALKSSVPNVDEHDDRSKPPLIQQRGRFKVTPGHVELDKAHPPGLQKSHSMQAISHLPALSIPSSADAASSIVGGSFYIQLYNVLQTNMLQREQILHAMKQIYGSDFASPVCTLSRSASPSSTLSVDRSMLEAAQEKEKELLNEVLELQWRLLCSQDEVQRLKAKAAQI
- the LOC127305596 gene encoding serine/threonine-protein kinase BLUS1 isoform X2 codes for the protein MVGSGEKAVGGCGGGGGERRKYPILAEDYELYEEIGQGVSAIVYRALCRPLGQIVAVKVLDFERTNSDLNNIMREAQTMILIDHPNVVKALCSFANNQTLWVVMPYMAGGSCLHIMKSVQPNGFEEAVIATVLREVLKGLEYLHHHGHIHRDVKAGNILVDSRGGVKLGDFGVSACLFESGDRQRARNTFVGTPCWMAPEVMEQLHGYDFKADIWSFGITALELAHGHAPFSKYPPMKVLLMTLQNAPPGLDYERDKKFSRHFKQMVAMCLVKEPSKRPTATKLLKQSFFKQARSSDYIARKLLEGLPGLGARYQALKEKDEHLLAQKKIPDGKKEEISQDEYKRGISSWNFDIDDLKSQASLVSDCEDAISSKDTDISSFYDSDTNLQERTQDGPLFSGGFSIKYDTDIENDVMANDKSAVSSPEQSVCLSRNASMRGVPNGVLVNGHVRKRNSMENCDLDLQEKDSDAIPTSSFHERKFSFSSCSSDGFLSSKESSKPQINIHNRDKGNGGALQVADEPSPEAIPKALKSSVPNVDEHDDRSKPPLIQQRGRFKVTPGHVELDKAISHLPALSIPSSADAASSIVGGSFYIQLYNVLQTNMLQREQILHAMKQIYGSDFASPVCTLSRSASPSSTLSVDRSMLEAAQEKEKELLNEVLELQWRLLCSQDEVQRLKAKAAQI